Below is a window of Dictyostelium discoideum AX4 chromosome 1 chromosome, whole genome shotgun sequence DNA.
ttgtggttgttcaTTTAATTCATCTTGATTGTCGTGgtgatttaattgttgttgttgttgttgttgttgttgaaatcGTATGTCATCATCTtcctcttcatcatcttcctCTTCAATATAATTGATAGGTTTTTGACCACCTTCATAATCATCTTCATCGCTATAATCCATTTGATCTTGATATTGGTCGGCACTAACATAATCGCCAACACTATCGTAGTTATCAtaaccattatcatcattatcatattGATCGTCATCTTCTTCAGCACTTTCTGGTGCAGTCATTAAACTTGGTTTAAATTCACCTAATggttcattttcaatatttaaaacagGTTCTAACGATTCAGTAACAAATACTCCCCATTTTGGATTttctataataattaaaaataaattattatgttgttaatattttaataataataaatagtaaataaTAGGTTTTTAACATACCATCAACAATTTGTTTGATTTCTGGTGAATTCTTTGAAACATCACAAATAGATTGGGCAATACTATTTAAGAAACCCATAAAACCATATCTAATACCTTTAACTTGTTTTAATTCGTTGGTGTTGGCTTGATCGGCTTCAATGATTCTATCAAGGAGTTTGGCATCCTTTAAAAGTGACATTTTAAGTTCATCATTTTCactatataaaataatttgacaAATTTGATGGATTTGACTATGGAGGAGATTGTTCCAAGGgtatttaaagaataattcctataaaaaaatataaaaaataataaatatgttaatattatatataaaatttttttaaaatttaaaaaaaaagaaaaaaaaaaaaaaaaaaaaaaaaaaaaaaaaaaaaagaaaacttaCTAAACAAGTTGATAAGATATCGAGTtccataatttttttatcaatacaTAAATAAcgtgaattaattaaatcggCAAAGAATTCGATAACCTTTAATCTATGGAAACCCAATGGTGGTGATAATGGACCAGTTGTAGTTGTAAAAGAGGCCTCTGAAGtttgttttaaaagtttattaaacTCTTCAATGTGTACAATTGACTCTTTGAATAATGGTGTTAATTCTTCGAGAGGAGTGACAACTGGCTCATTTTTACTGTTATCTTTATCTCTTCTTAATAATCTAATGATTACAGTTAATCCATAGAGGAATGTGGTTCCTAGTGGTACATCCTTTAAAATATAACTATAAAGTTTTTTGATCATTTCTTCACTTTCTAATCTCTCTAACAATGGTGAATCTGATACATTTCTTGTCATTTCAACAATTTCTGATAAAATGAATGAAGCATTTTCGTgatactaaaaataataatttaaaaaaaaaaaaaaaaaaaaaagttagagTAATGATTTTGTAAAGCCtattaatgaaatatttaaaacttaCTTCACTATCTAAAGATGGGtcaaattcatcaataataccaccaattaaattacaTCTATCTAACCAATCTAAAGTACCAGCACCACCTTGATATTCTTCAATTGAGATAATCTTTAATAAGATATCAACAACTGGTGATTTATCAAGATGTTTGATGAACTTTTCAACAATATTATCTTGTTTTTTAATGTAGGCCATtgtctatatatatatatatatatatagagtggttaaaatattgaaaatgttaataaactttataaaaaattaaaattagaatataaattaaaattgaaaaaaaaaaaaaacttacatcaATGGTTTTTCTACCTAAAAAGTTAATGGCAACTTTACTTGTGTAAGCTGCTAAACCCAAGTTGaaatttggtttatttaaaaattcatataattgttgtaaatataaatcatCTCTGTACACTGCCTCAATGAGAGGTTGAATATCCATACATAAGATTTCTGATGCTAAAAATGGGtagctaaaaaaaaaaaaaaaaaaaaaaaaaaaaaaaaaaaaaaaaaaaaaaaaaattatttagttttttgttattaactattattaatattgtttttttttatatttaaaaaaaaaaaacatacttttcttttctctttctttcaGCCTCTTCTGGGGCTTCTTTTGTGATAAATTCAAACATTCCATTTAATGATTCTGGCTtaattaaactattattttttttattttattaatttttattattttattttatttttttttaaaaaaagtattagtattatttttactaaatCTAACCCTGTTTTAACCTGtccctattttttttttttttttttttttttttttttttaatttgtgcctgttttttttttttatttttttattttttaaattatttttaatttaaatatttacaattcGATTAATCTTTTGTTTTGTGTTTTACATTCTTGCAAGAGTTCATCTTCATCGAATAAGTCTTCTAATGTGAAGAAATCTCTATCCAAAATACTTTCAATATGTGATATTGGTTGAAATCCAAAATTACGCCAAAAACTCATGTTATCTATAGGTTTGTTTAAAATCGAGTTTAATTGGAGTTAGTGTGTGTTGATATTAAGGTTGattgatttatatttttttattttttttatttattattttttgtgtgttttttgtatatagaaaaaaaaaaaaaaaaaaaaaaaaattttaaaaaaattaaaaaaaatcaaaaaaaaaaaaaaaaaaaaatcaaaaaaaaaaaaaaaaaaattttaatatgtaAAATTCCACGCGCAAAAAAATGTTGTGTGtggtataaaaataaataaaagtgttatttattattattattattattattacatgacaaatttattttatagtttttttttttttttttttttttttttaaaaaaaaaatagataatatttttagctatatttttatttttatttttaaaaaatggatattattatttttaacggTGTGGGTGAAcagttggaaaaaaaaaaaaaaaaaacataaagtTTTGCTGTTAAATGTTCCCCCCACCAATTACATTATCTATATCTTTTCCcactttatttaattatatatttatttatttgttgtggtttaaaatttacatttcgttttctttctttttttcttttttttttttttttcttttttttttttttatttttattaaaaagagaatcttgtttgaaaaaatcctctgtttttttttttgtgtgtggtggcgaagtaaaaaaaaaaatcaattaaaaaaaaaaaaaaaaaaaaaagccataaaaaaaaaaaaaaaaaaaaaaaattaaaaaaaaaaaaaaaaaaaaaaaaaatggattttttttttaagtatttaatatttaaataaattaatccTTACTTTATTctttgtttaatttattagtGAGTGATCGGTTgcatattattaatttattaatttttttttattttttttttttattaatttattattattattattattttattttattttgtttggATTGGGAGTAAATCCATTgaaatgaatatttatttgtttgttatTTAATAGTGATTGTAGTttgagagaaaaaaaaataaaataaaataaaaaaaaatgaaaaataaaaaaaataaaaaaaaaataaaaaaaaaaataataataaaaaaaaaaaaaaaaaaaaataaaattatattccAATTTAGGAAAGGTTAACTACATACACATATTTGCCTATATATGGgtgatttattatatttgaataaaaaagaggttaatttttaaaatattcctTTTGCGTTTGTTAATctattttacaatttttatagttatttttttttattttaattttaaaatcccAAAAATTGAATAACTATTtcgatagtaataataatagcactAATTACAAATATGATTAtgtattatatatatatatatggaGTGCTTATACAAAGgtattgaaataaataaaaatataatataactTTTGTGATAAcagttttttattattttaattttttttttttaaaaatttttttttttaattaaaaaatttcaaaaaaaaaaaaaaaaaaaaaaaaaaaattaaaaaaaaaaaaaaaattaatttttatcttaactttttttaatttgactgattttatttttgatcatcttttttccaattttttttttttttcttttttttttttttttttctttttttaaatccattattagtattataataaattgatattattattattgttattattattattattattattattattattttttttttttcaattatttatttaaagttgtaaattagaatgaaaaaaaaaaaaaaaataaagtaataataattacttacaaataaattattgaaattgtaTTCATCATTTGAGTCTGTTTGAATTGTTGGTTAATGTAATTGATACACCTGATTTTTTGGTATAACaattattgtaatttcaaTCAATCCAAACAAATGTGATTAAATCgaaacaatatttaatatttgaatggAATGGAATGGAGAGACATCTGATTgctcaaattttttaaaatgtggTAGAATAATCAATTGAACCATCTGAAGTTGTCTTGAATCCGATTGATTAGACTTGTTTCTTTAATGCAATTTTTCAATAGTTTCAAAAACGACCAGCAACCAACAACGTATAGTGGTAGTATTTGTTCAATACCACTATTATCAACTACATCTACATCATTAATAAAACCTTGTCTACTTGGACTTATGATTGGGTTAAACTGAATATTCACCTCAACAATCAACCATCCAATTTAACAATCTTCTTCAAAACGTTATTCCGCCACCATCTTAACAGTTCAAAGTAAGTTATTAAAACCATACAATCCCAAATATTTCTCTACaaatataatttgaaatctttattgatattattttttttaatttttaaggtTTGGATGATATGGGTCAACAACTAGCTCATAACGCGTATCAAATTCATTCGTTTGCTAGTGATAGTAGATTATACAATCTTGTTATAAACATTGATACACAACCAACTACATTATTTGATGGTCAAACTACACCAATCACCTCATGACAAGCTATTACAGTTTACTCACAACTTGTAAAACCTCAATCAACACTACTGTTGGTGGTTTATTATATACAATTTCAACCTCTGAAACTGGTTTATTTAGTTCAATACCACCAGCTACtctaaataaaaagtatCATCACCATAATTTAGGTTCGTAAGATTTAACATCAACTTCACAAAGTTGTTTCACCACCATCCTACACACTATGTCTTTATTCCAAAATCGCACTACTACTATACAATAATGTATTACCATCTTCACTTTCCAATagtgtaatattaataaagtaataaagtaataaaatgaaaaataaagcaataaatatatatatataatttaaaaatataaatatggctttattataaaactaatgatttatttaaccAATCACGAGTTGGATTTGAAAGATATTCCTCAAAATCATAAATTTGAGattcttttatattttgtaaatttctttttaagaTTTCATTAATATCTTCACTATTTGAGGTTGTATCGATTGTAATTAAtgtttttctattttttaaccAATCAGAACCAACTTTATCAATGGAAACTAAACCACTTGGACGATTTACTTCAATCTTTGAAATCTATATATAAGTGTGTGTGTATATAGATATATAGGTATATGTATTGAATGAAAACTATAATTAGAGATAAGAGtctataaagaaaaaaattgataaaatagaggatgaatatatatatatatagataaTAGGAAATTTTACCATTAAAAAGCacatattatttaattcattgtTTAATCTATCAGCAATTTTTTTAGCTATTGGTTCAGGTTCTAATTCGTTTGCTATACATTGATTTGAATGATAATATCCAACCatatctatattattatctctacaatatttttcaatctttttatttttatttttttatttaatccattattattattattattagtatatatataataaatttatattattttatataataaaaatgattatgaTACCATAATCATACCTGAATCATTGCAACTTCAAACATCGGTAATAAAGTTTGTGTATGAAAAAGTGGTATTATATctgtaattaaaattgagTTTTTATCGGCTTTACCAAGTAAAATTCCATTAACTGATGATGCATGATGTTTAAATGAATGTAAATGAGCTTTTGATAGTGCTTCTGTAGTTAtagatatattattattcattgttatttttatttttgtcaaagtattaaaatttacaaaaaaaaaaaaaaaaaaaagaaaaaaaaaaatgaaaatgaaaattaaaaatgaaaaatgggacaaaagaaaaattatttttatttttataattttttttttttttttgcaatcacttaattttttaatatgagtTTTGTATGAATACTCAatcatataaaattttaaaaaatcaatgatACCATTCTGTTtttcaagtttttttttttttttttattgattttttgtaattttttttttttattttatatatagtaaagaataaaattttaattaataatgccaaattttaatttttaaaaaaataaaattaaaaaaaaaaaaacaaattaaataatccagatttaattcatttattttttgatttttttttttccccaagTGTCAAATTCGGGTGTTttggtcaaaaaaaaaaaaaaaaaaaattttatccaGTTTCTCAAaggatttattattattataattattattattattattattattattattattattattattattattattattattattattattattattattattattattattattattattattattattattattattatattgttattattattttacaaaaaattttattacacTCATAAATGAATCAATAATCACCAATATGAAATAGTAAATGATACGAAATAGGAAATGAAAGAATTTATCTGaacatttaaatataaagcTTGAAATTCTTAAAGATTCctttaaatattttggaGATTTTCCTGTAACCAAAATTGAATAAGCTtttctttgaaaattaacaatttgattaacatttttatcaattaaaatattacatTCTTTACAttgtgataaattattaatatcatcatcactaaTTTTCGATAAACTTTGAATACTATCTAAACCATAACCATATTCTTTATACCCTTTCAATGgatcaaatgatttaatatctTCCAAAGTTCCTGATAAACATTCACTACATTGTGTATTTGTTCTTTCTTCatctataaaaaatatattgttattattattattattattattattattatcaatcatTACATCAATCAAGccattatcaaaataatctttttctgaaatgaaatgaatacattgattattattctttgctttgtatttattttcagtatctttaatgatttttaatatattattattattattttttaaaatgtgtAAACCATTGGGCTTATTTTGAAGATATTGGGTATTAAATGATAGGAATGAGCTTGAATACGGTTTGGGTAATGGATTAGAATTCCATATTTGAACAGTTGGTAgatcatctttttttaacattaaaCTAATATTCCTTATTTCCTAAACCATTTccatatacaaataaatcaacTCTATTCTTTTCCtttacaaaatttttaatattttttaaattttcaatctttattatatttttattggtttttagtttatttaaccacattgttttaatttttgtataTTCCTCAggtttctaaaaaaaaaaaaaaaaaaaaaaaaaaaaattgggaaaatctaaaaaaaaacaaaaataaattggaaTATCCAATATATatccaaatattaattaatatacaattcaatattattatttacaaattgttttattaatctTGAgaattaaaatgtttttttaaatttaattcttttcttATATGTTGAGTACTTGGtagattttgattattattattattattattattattattttttgaagaatttgatttattaccaCTACTTGAGGAAGAgaatgaagaagaaaatgaagagGTTGAATCTTCAACATATTTTAATAGTTCATCTTCTGAATTTGTTCTTGGTAAAAAG
It encodes the following:
- a CDS encoding UPF0172 protein is translated as MNNNISITTEALSKAHLHSFKHHASSVNGILLGKADKNSILITDIIPLFHTQTLLPMFEVAMIQIEKYCRDNNIDMVGYYHSNQCIANELEPEPIAKKIADRLNNELNNMCFLMISKIEVNRPSGLVSIDKVGSDWLKNRKTLITIDTTSNSEDINEILKRNLQNIKESQIYDFEEYLSNPTRDWLNKSLVL